The Sediminicola sp. YIK13 genomic sequence GGAAAAACGATAAGCTCAAGGTAATCAGTTTTTTTGCCAAAAAGGCAAGGGGCTCCATGGTACGTTACATTTTGGATTCCAATGCCGAGACTTTAGAGGATATTAGGGCATTTGATGTAGATGGTTATTCCTACAGTGAGCAGTTCACCGAAAATGTGCAAGAACCTGTCTTCGTGCGATAATATATCCCATCAATAAACGTTTATTATTTGAGACTAATTTTAAAAGATCAGATGATGGGCAAAGTAATTTCAGCAGTATTACTTCTTGTATTGATTTGTTTTGGATGCACGGATAGGGATGACTCCGTTATCCTGGCAAATATCAGGGTAAGAAACGTCAGTGCTATTAATTTCGACTCCGTACAGGTCGGGGCAGAAGATAAGATTCATGAAAATGTGGCCCCTAATGGGTTTTCAGAATATTTGGAATACGAGACAGCCTATTCTTACGATTATATAAAAATCACCTCGGGGGAAGAGGGCGTATTTATCCTTCAGCCGATCGACTTTGTTGGGGAGAATCCATTGCCACCAGGCTTTTATACTTATGAGCTCAATGTCTTGGAGACCGGGGAAGTGCAACTGCAATTTGTGGTGGACTAAGTCTACTTCTTTTTTTCGATTTTAATTTTTTCCTCTACTGTTGGCCTTTTTTTGATCTTTCGTTTTCTTCTGGCCCCGTAGGAATTATTTGAAATTTTACCTCTTTTGGATTTGATATCACCTTTGCCCATAATTCTATTTTTTTGTTTCTTAAAATTAAAGAATTCGTAGGTCAAGGTCAAGCCCATGCCGTTATTTTTTTGACACAGATACCTCAGGATACAATTTCAATATTTGGTAGGTCCAAACTATTTTTCAATCTTCCTTGTGTAGTTGAACAGGATTCTCTTATTTGAACCCATGAAACCATTTTTGCACACACATCCTTATGAACCCTTCTTGTTTGAAGGGGCCACAAAACTGATAGTGGGCACGTTGCCCCCGCCTAGATTTACTACGGGAGAACTTAAGGAAGGGGATGTTGATTTTTCCTATGGTAGCAGAGATGGGCAGTTATGGCCAATTTTAGATCGGATATTTAATTTAAACTTGGAATATGAGACCACCTTTCATGCAATCGCACAACGACAGCATTTTTTAAGAAAACGGGGTATTGGAATATGTGATATTGTTGCCAGTTCTGAGCGTTTAAAAATTGATGCCTCCGATTTGGGAATGCAACAAATACAGCTTAGAAATGTCATAGGGTATCTTCACGAATATCCAAAGGTCCATACCCTTCTATTTACAGGAGGAAACAGTAAAAATGGCCCTGAATATTTCTTTAGAAAGCATTTAAATGAATTTGGACTTCGATTGAAATTGATTTCAAATGAAGTGCCGCGAATTCATGAGTTTAAACTGCCCTCACCAGGGAAAAATATAGAAGTGGAACGAACCATAAGAACGGTGTCCCTAACGGCTCCTTCTGGAGCTGCCAATAGAGCTGTGGGTAGTTTGCCCAAGTACAAAGAATTGAAAAGGAAAGACCCGAAATTCAATACGATTGATTTTCGGGTCTTACAGTATAGCCAATTTTTTTAATGGTTATAAGGTGCTATATGTTGATGGCAAAAACTTCCTTAACTATTTTTTGTTCTGTTGATCTTTTATAGTTTGCTCGTCAATATCAAATTTGTTGGTCTCAACATTTGTATTTCCAGTTGGATTGGTAGGATTTTTTTGTTCTGTTTTTCTTTTTAATCTTTTATCGTCTATAATTCCCATTTCTTTTTTTGTTTTAAGGTTCATAGTCAATATACTATTACTTATAGAGAAGCCCAGTTAATACATCTATAAACTTTTGTTAGGAAATGTTAAAGGATCAGCGGTTAACCTTCAATCTTCCATGGGTTTTAATCCTTCTAATAGGGTAGGAATGAGTTCGCTTACCGTAGGGTGTATTTGAACAGAATCGCGAATAACGGTATACGGTTGTTTTGCGGTCATGATGTTCAATATCCCGCTTACGACCTCATCACCTCCAACCCCTAGTATGGAGGCTCCCATTATTTGCATGGTCTCAGCGTCCACAACAACACGCATAAAGCCATCTGTTTCCCCTTTTTCTTTTGCTCTGGCTATTTTGCTCATTTCCCTTTTGCCCACCAACAATTTTTTACCGGTTTTTTTGGCTTGGGACAGGGTCATGCCGGCACGGCCTAGAGGCGGATCTACAAACAGCCCGTAGGTCAGGATTCTATCAGAAACCTTACGGTTCCCTCCCTCCAATTTATGATTGGCAATAATTTCAAAATCATTGTAGGCCGTATGGGTAAAGGCACCTTCCCCATTACAATCGCCCAGGGCATAAATACCGGGTACATTGGTTTCAAGATAATCGTTGACTTTTATAAAACCCTTTTCATCAGTTTTTATACCAGCTTTTTCCAAGTTCAGGAGGTCCGTATTGGGAACCCGGCCAATGGCCAATAATACATGTGTACCTATCACTTGTGGTTCCCCTTGGTCACAATTGACATTGACGCATATTTGCCCGTCATCCAATTTTTTAGCTCCCATACAAGTGGCATTGAGACGAAATTTCACCCCTTCATTTTCCAGGGTTTTTTGAATGGATGCGGAAATATCGTCATCCTCCCGGCTTATAATAGCACTATTTTTTTCTACAATGGTGACTTCGCAACCAAAGCGCTTGAACATTTGACCAAATTCCAATCCTATATAACTTCCTCCAACAATAACGAGATGTTCTGGAAGCTCGGTAAGCTCTAAAATACTTTGATTGTTCAAGGGCCCCACAGCCTTGTATTCTTCAGGCATTCTTGGACGGCCTCCGACATTGATGTAGATTTCTTCGGCCGTGATTTCCTCTCCATTCACTTCCATTGTCTTTTCTCCAATAAAAGAGGCAGTTCCGGCTATATGTGTTATATGTTCATTGTCTTTGATTCCCTTCTTTATGCCTTCAACAGATCCTTTTATCAGATCATCTTTCCGTTTTTTTACTTTCGCCAGATCGGTCCTGGCCCCAGCTGGAATATGGATGCCGAATTCTTCACCATTTTTTGTATCGAACATTCTACGGGCACTGGCTACATAGGCCTTGGTGGGCGTACAGCCCGTGTTTAAACATGTTCCTCCAAAATGTTCTTTTTCGATGAAGGCAACTTCCTTGCCTATCCCGGCAAGCTTAAAGGCCAATGGCGTGCCTGCCTGACCAGATCCTATGATGATAACGTCAAATTTTTTCATTTCATGGCTTTTGCAGTGTTAGTTTTAAAGCCTTGTTCAGATATACAGAATAATGGCCTATGAGAAACTGTTCACCTAAATATAAGCTTTATGGTCCATTAAATAAATGGCAAAAGTTGTTTACGTCAACCTTTGGGTTGTTTGCGCTATTCTGGACAAGTGAGAAATAATATAACCTGATCAAAAAAAAAGACTTCCAGGGATGGAAGTCTTTTTTTTAGTCGTATCCGATTATATTAAATTGATAAATTCTCAGAACACTACCCGAATGTTTATAGTTTTGGAGTACTCAGTAAATTATAAAATACTTCAATCCCATAGGCTATTTGCCCAATTTTCAAATTTTCATTTGGACTGTGCTGATTGTTGTCCGGGTTTACCAAAGGGACAATAAAGGCAGGTATCTCTAATTCGTTTATAAACGGGGCAATAGGAACAGTTCCTCCCATTATACGTATTTGTACTACTTCTTCTTTAAAGGTGTTTTTTAAGGTCTCGACCAAAAAATTACCGTAGGGATTATTCAGGTCCGTTCTAAAGGCATTGGTTACTGTCCCTTCTGTTATGGTCATGATTTTATCGTGTGCTAGGCGCTCCTCTTTAGTAGGGATCTTATCAGTGACGAAAAAGCCTTGTTTTTCAACATGTTTCCTTACCAGGTTTTTTAGGCGGGTTCCATCGCTTTCAGGTACCAAACGGAGGTCTATTTCAGCGGTGGCACTTTCAGGAACAATGGTACGTGCCTTATCTCCAATCCATCCCGAGCCCAGTCCTCTGATATTCAATGAAGGGTATTGCAGTGCTTCTTGGTAGAAGCTTCCAACTTCTTCAGCCGTTTTTATCTGAAGATTGTTTTTTATTTCAGTTTCATCATCAGGGACACTTTTTAAAATGCCCATGGTGGCCTCATCCAAGGCAATACCGTTATAGAACCCATCAATGATTACTTTTCCTTTGGTGTCCTTCATGCTTGCCAATACTTGAGCCAGTTGAAAGCCTGGATTTGGGGCATAATTTCCATAATGGCCACTATGTTGTGGTTTTTCTGGTCCATAGGTGGTCAGGGAGAGGGTGGTAATACCCCTGCAGCCATAAATTACCGTGGGTTTACCAGAATTGTGAACCGGTCCATCGTTGATAATCAGGAAATCGGCCTTTAAAAGTTCCTTGTATTGTTTAACGGCCTTCGCCAAAGGAGCGCTGCTCTTTTCTTCTTCACTATCCAGTATTACTTTAATGTTATACGGGAGAACTTTGTTTGCTTTCTTTAAAAGATCTATAGTATTCAAAAACATCACAATTGGACCTTTATCATCAGAGGTAGACCTACCGAACAATCGCCATTCGTAATTGATATCATCATTGAGCTCATCAAAGGATAAGTTTTTCCACCCATCACCTTCGGGAGCTTTTAATACTACATTATAGGGGTTCGGCTGGTCCCATTTGGAAGGATCAACGGATTGGCCATCAAAATGCATATAAAATAAGATGGTAGGTTTGGAATCCTCCATGGGTAGGGCTGCAAAAAATAGGGATTCCCCATCTGTGGGCAATACGGAAGTATTAAAACCGCGTTCGTTGAATTTTTTGGTAAGCCAAGTAATGTTCCTGTTGATATCTGCATGTTCCAGGGCATCATTGGGAATGGAAACAAAATCCCTTAACTCATCAATAGTGTGTCTTACACTTGATTTCAATGGTACGGCCTCTTGGGCAGAAATGGCAGAAAACACAAGGAATATTGATAGAAACAGTAATTTTTTCATGAAGGTTCTAGTGAATTTTAAAAAGCTAAATTTAGCGAATACTTTTATAATAAGCGTATTTACCCAACCTCTTTTATAAGTCTTAAACAACAGGCTATTTTAGCTTTTTGTTGGTTTTGTTTTTATTTTTAAAAGTAGCAGTCTTATAAGTAATATGAAAGGGAAGCCATGCAGCAAAACATCGAACCAATCCATGGGTTGCATGCCCGCGGCACCGCCCATTATCCATTTTAATTTCCCTAAAATATGAGGTTCCGGAACAAAGGGGGCCAGTCCTATGGTCAGACATAACAGCAAGACTATTTTCCAGTTGTTGATTAAATCCATAGAAGTTGCCTGAATTAAATTTAGATGGAAGGGAATCTTTTAGCGAATGGATTTTACAAATTCCCCAAGGTCTTTTACTCCCTTATACGTTAAATGCTTAATGAATGCCGAACCAATAATGGCTCCTTTTGTTTTTTTAGTAGCCTGGTCAAAGGTTTCTGAATTGCTGATTCCAAATCCTACAATTTGAGGATTTATAAGATTCATATTGGCAATCCTATTGAAATAATCTTCCTGGCTGTTCCCAAAACCATCTTGGGAGCCTGTTACGCTTGCAGAGCTCACCATATAGATAAAGGCGTCGGAAGCTGCATCGATTTGTCGAATACGGGCATCACTCGTCTGAGGGGTAATCAGGAAGATATTGGCAAGTCCGTTTGCTTTGAAAATATGCTCGTACTTGTCTTGATACACATCTAATGGCAGATCGGGCATGATAATGCCATCTATCCCTATTTCCTGACATTTTTTACAGAAGGCCTCTACACCAAATTGAAGCATAGGGTTAAAATACCCCATCACGATCAAGGGGATGGAGACCGTTTCTCTAATATCCTTTAATTGTTCAAAAAGAAGGGCTGTGTTCATGCCATTTTTAAGGGCTTGAGTAGAGCTTGCCTGAATGGTCGGACCATCGGCCAAGGGATCGCTGAAGGGCAATCCTATCTCTATCATGTCCACCCCATTTTTCTCCAAGTCCTGAATGATTTTTACGGTATCGTTCAAATTGGGGTATCCAGCAGTAAAATATATGGAGAGTAACTTCTTGCTATCTTGTAATTTCTGATTGATTCTATTCATATTGTGGGTTCTAAGCCAAATTAAAATATTCTATGTACGTATTTAGATCCTTATCGCCGCGACCAGATAGGTTGATGACCACTACATCATCGGGTTTAAATTTTCTGTGTTCAAAAATGGCAAGGGCATGCGAAGTTTCTATAGCAGGGATGATGCCTTCCATTTTGGAAAGCTCCAGGCCTGCCTGCATAGCGTCATCGTCCGTAATCGAAATAAATTCGGCTCTTGCTGTCTTGTAAAGATGGGCGTGCATCGGTCCAACTCCTGGGTAATCCAAACCTGCCGAAATGGAATAGGGTTCGGTAATTTGTCCGTCCAAAGTCTGCATCAACAAGGTTTTGCATCCATGGATAATGCCTTCCTTGCCCAAAGCTGACGTAGCGGCACTTTCACCGGAATCCACGCCTTTTCCTGCGGCTTCAACGGCAATAATACCTACCTCTTCTTCATGAAGGAAATGATAATACGTCCCGGCGGCGTTACTACCACCTCCAATACAGGCAACGACGTAATCTGGGTTTTCTTTCCCTTCCTTTTCTTTCAACTGCCACTTGATCTCTTCTGAAATCACCGCCTGAAATCTGGTCACCATATCGGGATAGGGGTGAGGGCCAATCGCGGAACCAATAATATAATGGGTATCCACAGGATTGTTGATCCAATCCCGTATAGCCTCATTAGTGGCGTCTTTTAAAGTCCTGCTTCCGGAAAGGGCGGGACGCACCTGTGCCCCCAACATTTTCATGCGGGCCACATTAGGTGCTTGGCGTGCGATATCTATCTCTCCCATATAAACTATACATTCCATACCCATAAGGGCACATACTGTGGCGGTGGCAACACCATGTTGTCCTGCTCCGGTTTCAGCAATGATCCGAGATTTTCCTAAACGTTTGGCCATTAAGATCTGACCTATCGTATTATTGATCTTATGAGCCCCGGTGTGGTTGAGGTCCTCCCTTTTTAGGTAGATTTTTGTATTGTATTTATCGGATAAGCGCTTGGCAAAATATAGGGGAGTGGGCCTGCCCACATAATCTTTCAACAATTGGTCAAACTCTTCCTTAAAGGAAGGTTCGGCCATAATCTGCAAATAATTCTCCCTCAGATTTTCTACGTTGGGATAGAGCATTTCCGGAATATAAGCCCCGCCGAAATCCCCATAATATCCTTTTTCGTCTACGTTAAATGTCATTGTCTTAAATTTTTATTTTCGTAAAAATTGCATAAATATTTTAAGTTTCTCAATTTGCTTTCTCCCCGGTTCCACCTCAAACCTGCTATTTACGTCTATGGCGTGGCAAAATTGGGATTCTGGCCTTTGTAGAAAAGTCGCTAGCTTATCAAGCTCTTCCAGTCCAATACCTCCACTCAGAAAAAAAGGTTTGGTAGAGGGGTAGTATTTTAGGACCTCCCAACTAAAAGTATATCCGTTACCGCCCGGCAACTGGCCTTTGGTGTCGAATAAGTAATAATCACACACTGCTTCATACTCCGCCAGAACGGAAAAATCGAAATCATCCTTAATGGAGAACACCTTTATGATCTCCAAGTTGCCCAGCTGCTGAATAGTATGGTTTTCCTTAAGATCCTTACAGAATTTTGGGGATTCCGTACCATGTAATTGTACGGCCTGGAGTTCAAATTTTAAAGCTTTTTGAATAATTTCATCAATGGGGGCATCTACAAAAACACCTACCCTTTTTATCGAAGATGGTAGCCTACCCAAATCCCCTGTAAAAACACGTTTGGAAGGTTCCCAGAAAATGAACCCTAGGTAATCTGGCCCTAATTGAGCAACCGCTTCCATGTTCTCTGCATATTTCATCCCGCAGACCTTGATCTTGATTTCTTGGTTTTTGAAAGAATTTATCATATTGCTGATTGTTAACCCCTACTTTTTCTAATATACTGTGGATCTTTTCAATTTATCAGGCCCTTTTTAAGGAATTTATAAATTGTTGGGCGCTATTCCCAGGATTTTCTGTCTTCATGAAATTTTCGCCTATTAAAAACCCTTTGTATCCATAGTTCTTCAATTCTTGGATAGCATCTATGGAACTGATACCACTTTCGGAGACTTTTACAAAATCATCTGGTATAATGGTAGACAGGACTTTGCTTGTTTCCAAACTGACTTCAAATGTTTTTAGATTTCTGTTGTTCACCCCCAACATGTCCAAGCTGGGCATAATGGATTTGTGAAGTTCCTCTTCGTTGTGCACTTCCAATAAAACGTTGAGGTTCAGATTTTTTGCAAATTCCGAAAAGGCCTTTATTTCATCTCTCGATAAAATAGCCGCGATCAATAGAATGACATCGGCCCCATAGGACTTTGCCTCCAAGATTTGATACTCATCTATTATAAATTCTTTGCGCAGCAATGGCATATTTACCGATGCCCTTGCTAGCAGTAAATCATCCATTGAACCTCCAAAATATTTTCCATCCGTTAGTACCGACATCCCACATACACCTGCATTTTCATAGCCAGTGGCTACATCTTGCACATTGAGGTTTTGATTGATCACCGCTTTTGAAGGTGATCTTCGTTTGTGTTCCGCAATAATTCCGGTGTCACTATGTTGCAAAGCTTTTGCAAGTGAATTTGTTGGCCGTTCAAATAGGGCCGAAGCTTCCAATTGTGAGGTGGGGATGATCAATTTTTTTAAATTGACCTCCTTACGCTTATCCAGGACTATTTTATCTAATATATTCATTTGTTCTCGAGACCGTTATGGTTTAGTGTGGGTTTTTAATAGTTAAGTTATTGTGCACTAATGGCCTGAAGTTTTTTAAGGGCTGCCAATCCTTTGCCGGATAGCAATGACTCTTTAGCTAATTCAAAGCCTTCTTTGGGACTTACATTTTTCACTGTGGCAATTGCCACTCCTGCGTTGGCACAAACTACATTGTTCTGTGGGTCCGTGCCCTTGCCCTGAAGGACATTCAGGAAAATTTGGGCAGACTCCTCTATACTTTCTCCACCTGTAATCTCCGATTGTAAAATGGTTTCCACCCCAAAATCTGATGGTTTTAATATGGCTTCAGAATGGTTGGAGATAGTTTTGGTATTCCCGGTCAGGGAAATTTCGTCATAACCATCCAGAGCATGCAATACAGTGAAGTTAATATCGGTTTTTTGATACAGGTAGCCGTACATTCTGGCGAGCTCAAGATTAAAAACGCCTACCATTTGGTTTTTTGGAAAGGCAGGATTGACCATGGGCCCCAACATATTGAAGAATGTTTTTACCCCTAATTCCCTTCTAATGGGAGCCACATTTTTCATGGCCGGGTGGAATAATGGGGCGTGTAAGACACAAATACCAGCTTCGTCTATCGACTTTTCAAGAAAACCAGGATCGCTACTGAATTTAATTCCCAAAAACTCCATGACGTTACTACTGCCACAGGTGGAGGATACCCCGTAATTTCCGTGTTTGGTTACTTTGATCCCTGCCCCTGCTGTTACAAATGAGGACAAGGTAGAAATGTTAAAGGTGTCTTTGCCATCCCCACCCGTACCACAAAGATCAATTGGATTGTATGCAGAAAGGTCTACGGCCAGACAAAGTTCCAAAAGGGCATCCCTAAATCCTTCCAACTCTTCAATAGTGACACTTCTCATCATGTACACGGTAAGAAATGCAGCAATCTGGCTGGTATTGTAATCCCCTTTGGCAATATTTACCAAAACTTGTTTGGCATCCGCTTTAGAGAGGACATCGTGGTTGATCAATCTATTTAAAATCTGTTTCATTTTCTTATCTGTTATAGGGTTTTTTGAGATGTTTCCAGTAAACAATCCTTTGAATTCCCAGCTATATATTATAAATGTTGGCCAGTATTACAGATGGCCTTTTGGGGCTTTGTGTATTAATTTTCTACCCAATTTTTCAGCATCATCTTTCCTTCTGGAGTTAGCACCGATTCTGGATGAAACTGGACGGCACACACATCATATTCCTTATGCCGAAGGGACATTATCTGTCCGTTTTCATCAACCGATGTGACTTCAAGGGACAAAGGTAGATTAGTGTTTACTACCCATGAGTGGTAGCGACCTACTTCAATTTCCTTTGGCATTCCCTTAAAAAGGATGTCGTCTTTTATAACGGTTATCTTCGTTGCTATGCCATGATAAACCTGATCTAGATTATCCAAGGAACCCCCAAAAACTTCCGCAATGGCCTGTTGCCCCAAACAAACCCCAAAGATGCTTTTAGTAGGGGCATAAGTGGCAATGATTTCCTTTAAAAGACCTGCTTCATCAGGAATACCTGGTCCCGGTGAAAGAACTATCTTGTCGAAAGGTACTACCTCGTCCGAGTTCAATTGGTCATTTCTTTTTACGGTCACCTCACAATTTAAATCTTCCAAATAATGTACAAGATTATACGTGAAGCTGTCGTAATTATCTATTACTAGTATGTTTTTCATTTCCTCTTTTTACTATCCCGATTAAAAACGGATTGGTGAACTAATACTTTGTCTTTTTAAATGGTCTCCGCTATTTCAAGGGCTTTGGTCAATGCTCCCAGTTTGTTGTAGGTTTCCTGTAATTCGTCATCTGAGTTTGATGCCGCTACGATGCCTGCTCCCGCTTGGTAATGTAATTCATGGTTCTTGCTCAAAAAGGTTCTGATCATAATGGCATGGTTAAAGTTGCCGTGGAAATCCATAAAACCGATTGCCCCTCCGT encodes the following:
- a CDS encoding 30S ribosomal protein THX → MGKGDIKSKRGKISNNSYGARRKRKIKKRPTVEEKIKIEKKK
- a CDS encoding uracil-DNA glycosylase family protein; its protein translation is MKPFLHTHPYEPFLFEGATKLIVGTLPPPRFTTGELKEGDVDFSYGSRDGQLWPILDRIFNLNLEYETTFHAIAQRQHFLRKRGIGICDIVASSERLKIDASDLGMQQIQLRNVIGYLHEYPKVHTLLFTGGNSKNGPEYFFRKHLNEFGLRLKLISNEVPRIHEFKLPSPGKNIEVERTIRTVSLTAPSGAANRAVGSLPKYKELKRKDPKFNTIDFRVLQYSQFF
- a CDS encoding FAD-containing oxidoreductase, which encodes MKKFDVIIIGSGQAGTPLAFKLAGIGKEVAFIEKEHFGGTCLNTGCTPTKAYVASARRMFDTKNGEEFGIHIPAGARTDLAKVKKRKDDLIKGSVEGIKKGIKDNEHITHIAGTASFIGEKTMEVNGEEITAEEIYINVGGRPRMPEEYKAVGPLNNQSILELTELPEHLVIVGGSYIGLEFGQMFKRFGCEVTIVEKNSAIISREDDDISASIQKTLENEGVKFRLNATCMGAKKLDDGQICVNVNCDQGEPQVIGTHVLLAIGRVPNTDLLNLEKAGIKTDEKGFIKVNDYLETNVPGIYALGDCNGEGAFTHTAYNDFEIIANHKLEGGNRKVSDRILTYGLFVDPPLGRAGMTLSQAKKTGKKLLVGKREMSKIARAKEKGETDGFMRVVVDAETMQIMGASILGVGGDEVVSGILNIMTAKQPYTVIRDSVQIHPTVSELIPTLLEGLKPMED
- a CDS encoding M20/M25/M40 family metallo-hydrolase; translation: MKKLLFLSIFLVFSAISAQEAVPLKSSVRHTIDELRDFVSIPNDALEHADINRNITWLTKKFNERGFNTSVLPTDGESLFFAALPMEDSKPTILFYMHFDGQSVDPSKWDQPNPYNVVLKAPEGDGWKNLSFDELNDDINYEWRLFGRSTSDDKGPIVMFLNTIDLLKKANKVLPYNIKVILDSEEEKSSAPLAKAVKQYKELLKADFLIINDGPVHNSGKPTVIYGCRGITTLSLTTYGPEKPQHSGHYGNYAPNPGFQLAQVLASMKDTKGKVIIDGFYNGIALDEATMGILKSVPDDETEIKNNLQIKTAEEVGSFYQEALQYPSLNIRGLGSGWIGDKARTIVPESATAEIDLRLVPESDGTRLKNLVRKHVEKQGFFVTDKIPTKEERLAHDKIMTITEGTVTNAFRTDLNNPYGNFLVETLKNTFKEEVVQIRIMGGTVPIAPFINELEIPAFIVPLVNPDNNQHSPNENLKIGQIAYGIEVFYNLLSTPKL
- the trpA gene encoding tryptophan synthase subunit alpha; this translates as MNRINQKLQDSKKLLSIYFTAGYPNLNDTVKIIQDLEKNGVDMIEIGLPFSDPLADGPTIQASSTQALKNGMNTALLFEQLKDIRETVSIPLIVMGYFNPMLQFGVEAFCKKCQEIGIDGIIMPDLPLDVYQDKYEHIFKANGLANIFLITPQTSDARIRQIDAASDAFIYMVSSASVTGSQDGFGNSQEDYFNRIANMNLINPQIVGFGISNSETFDQATKKTKGAIIGSAFIKHLTYKGVKDLGEFVKSIR
- the trpB gene encoding tryptophan synthase subunit beta, which produces MTFNVDEKGYYGDFGGAYIPEMLYPNVENLRENYLQIMAEPSFKEEFDQLLKDYVGRPTPLYFAKRLSDKYNTKIYLKREDLNHTGAHKINNTIGQILMAKRLGKSRIIAETGAGQHGVATATVCALMGMECIVYMGEIDIARQAPNVARMKMLGAQVRPALSGSRTLKDATNEAIRDWINNPVDTHYIIGSAIGPHPYPDMVTRFQAVISEEIKWQLKEKEGKENPDYVVACIGGGSNAAGTYYHFLHEEEVGIIAVEAAGKGVDSGESAATSALGKEGIIHGCKTLLMQTLDGQITEPYSISAGLDYPGVGPMHAHLYKTARAEFISITDDDAMQAGLELSKMEGIIPAIETSHALAIFEHRKFKPDDVVVINLSGRGDKDLNTYIEYFNLA
- a CDS encoding phosphoribosylanthranilate isomerase; protein product: MINSFKNQEIKIKVCGMKYAENMEAVAQLGPDYLGFIFWEPSKRVFTGDLGRLPSSIKRVGVFVDAPIDEIIQKALKFELQAVQLHGTESPKFCKDLKENHTIQQLGNLEIIKVFSIKDDFDFSVLAEYEAVCDYYLFDTKGQLPGGNGYTFSWEVLKYYPSTKPFFLSGGIGLEELDKLATFLQRPESQFCHAIDVNSRFEVEPGRKQIEKLKIFMQFLRK
- the trpC gene encoding indole-3-glycerol phosphate synthase TrpC, coding for MNILDKIVLDKRKEVNLKKLIIPTSQLEASALFERPTNSLAKALQHSDTGIIAEHKRRSPSKAVINQNLNVQDVATGYENAGVCGMSVLTDGKYFGGSMDDLLLARASVNMPLLRKEFIIDEYQILEAKSYGADVILLIAAILSRDEIKAFSEFAKNLNLNVLLEVHNEEELHKSIMPSLDMLGVNNRNLKTFEVSLETSKVLSTIIPDDFVKVSESGISSIDAIQELKNYGYKGFLIGENFMKTENPGNSAQQFINSLKRA
- the trpD gene encoding anthranilate phosphoribosyltransferase, coding for MKQILNRLINHDVLSKADAKQVLVNIAKGDYNTSQIAAFLTVYMMRSVTIEELEGFRDALLELCLAVDLSAYNPIDLCGTGGDGKDTFNISTLSSFVTAGAGIKVTKHGNYGVSSTCGSSNVMEFLGIKFSSDPGFLEKSIDEAGICVLHAPLFHPAMKNVAPIRRELGVKTFFNMLGPMVNPAFPKNQMVGVFNLELARMYGYLYQKTDINFTVLHALDGYDEISLTGNTKTISNHSEAILKPSDFGVETILQSEITGGESIEESAQIFLNVLQGKGTDPQNNVVCANAGVAIATVKNVSPKEGFELAKESLLSGKGLAALKKLQAISAQ
- a CDS encoding anthranilate synthase component II is translated as MKNILVIDNYDSFTYNLVHYLEDLNCEVTVKRNDQLNSDEVVPFDKIVLSPGPGIPDEAGLLKEIIATYAPTKSIFGVCLGQQAIAEVFGGSLDNLDQVYHGIATKITVIKDDILFKGMPKEIEVGRYHSWVVNTNLPLSLEVTSVDENGQIMSLRHKEYDVCAVQFHPESVLTPEGKMMLKNWVEN